Proteins found in one Acinetobacter sp. XH1741 genomic segment:
- the bfr gene encoding bacterioferritin, producing the protein MKGNRDVINQLNQVLYHHLTAINQYFLHSRMFNDWGIEQLGSAEYKESIRQMKHADKIIERILFLEGLPNLQHLGKLYIGQHTEEVLHCDIRKVKENIEAIQKAVALAETEQDYVTRDLVQEILEKEEEYWDWLDTQIDLIGSVGIENYIQSQM; encoded by the coding sequence ATGAAAGGCAATCGTGATGTCATTAATCAGCTCAACCAAGTGCTGTATCATCATTTAACTGCAATTAATCAATACTTTTTACACTCTCGCATGTTTAATGACTGGGGAATTGAACAATTAGGTTCTGCTGAATATAAAGAATCAATTCGTCAAATGAAACATGCTGACAAAATTATTGAACGTATCTTATTTTTAGAAGGTCTTCCTAACCTTCAACACTTAGGTAAACTTTATATTGGTCAACACACAGAAGAAGTTCTACACTGTGACATTCGTAAAGTAAAAGAAAACATTGAAGCGATTCAAAAGGCAGTCGCTTTAGCTGAAACAGAACAAGACTATGTGACTCGCGATCTTGTTCAAGAGATTTTAGAAAAAGAAGAAGAATATTGGGATTGGTTAGATACTCAAATTGATCTTATCGGTAGTGTTGGTATTGAAAATTATATCCAGAGCCAAATGTAA
- a CDS encoding Wzy polymerase domain-containing protein has translation MQVFFLFLAAILLGFAWLSPFHYTPWVMFSSEMSTFAAGLSVLAALFHQNIKIPRAQLLLLPFILIPLVQWAFGLVFDFSTALLSSLYLLGFWFMVVAGYNLSLDQQQRDQIFTGFSLLTVIVSVATSLIAICQWLNIDTHFAHMLHLIGNRPYGNFGQPNNMATFLIMGLLGCLYLYEKNKASVWLLLPSALTVLFAVVLSQSRTSWVVFPFLLIYWVIKQFNKPKRFGLFQGLLWCAGFFLMAGVILPFLTSLIEAWSHTDITQASSLAERASSGYLRFNIWTQMLLAVQQHPWLGYGWNQTSVAQMSAYALFPTSEWTTSAHNVLLDLIIWNGVPIGTVMIAYFACWLFFLNQQAKETISIIAIMMVCTVLIHAMLEFPQRYAYFLLTCGFLLGVIQAQTPVLKGIELSKQILRFIWGISLVLIVAIWRDYNVYVMNSNLLFKNKQPNAELMGSSQIFVLTQFERRLKWIELSPQITLSEAELAQWGNFVKNKATPYNLRKYAQLLAYNGKVEQAEQQIFILQHLYGQQITLPQLLKDK, from the coding sequence ATGCAAGTATTCTTTCTGTTCCTCGCAGCAATTCTGTTAGGTTTTGCGTGGCTATCGCCATTTCACTATACCCCTTGGGTGATGTTTTCTAGCGAGATGAGTACTTTTGCGGCAGGTCTAAGTGTCTTAGCTGCACTTTTTCATCAAAATATTAAAATTCCACGCGCACAATTGTTACTATTGCCATTTATTTTAATTCCACTAGTGCAGTGGGCTTTTGGTCTAGTTTTCGATTTTAGTACAGCTTTGCTAAGTTCACTTTACTTGTTGGGCTTCTGGTTTATGGTGGTGGCAGGTTATAACCTATCACTAGATCAACAACAGCGGGATCAAATCTTTACAGGGTTTAGTTTACTTACTGTTATTGTTTCAGTTGCAACTAGCCTTATAGCGATTTGTCAGTGGTTAAATATTGATACACATTTTGCACATATGCTGCATTTGATTGGTAATCGCCCCTATGGTAATTTTGGCCAACCTAACAATATGGCAACCTTTCTCATTATGGGGCTATTAGGGTGCTTATATTTATATGAAAAGAATAAAGCATCAGTTTGGTTACTCTTGCCATCAGCATTGACTGTTTTATTTGCAGTTGTACTGAGCCAATCCCGAACTTCCTGGGTTGTTTTTCCATTCTTACTTATCTATTGGGTCATTAAGCAGTTTAATAAACCTAAGCGTTTTGGACTATTTCAAGGCTTATTATGGTGTGCTGGTTTTTTCCTCATGGCTGGCGTTATTTTACCATTCCTTACAAGCTTAATTGAGGCATGGTCACATACAGACATAACTCAGGCGAGTAGCTTGGCTGAGCGGGCAAGCTCTGGATATTTGCGTTTTAATATTTGGACGCAAATGTTACTTGCTGTTCAGCAACACCCTTGGTTGGGCTATGGTTGGAATCAAACCAGTGTTGCTCAAATGTCAGCTTATGCTCTTTTTCCAACTTCAGAGTGGACGACCAGTGCTCATAATGTGCTGCTAGATCTTATTATTTGGAATGGTGTTCCAATTGGTACAGTGATGATTGCTTACTTTGCATGCTGGCTGTTTTTTTTAAATCAGCAAGCGAAAGAAACGATCTCGATTATTGCAATAATGATGGTGTGTACCGTGCTTATTCATGCAATGTTAGAGTTTCCGCAGCGCTATGCTTATTTCTTGCTGACTTGTGGTTTTTTATTAGGTGTAATTCAAGCACAGACTCCTGTACTAAAAGGTATTGAGCTTAGCAAACAGATTCTGCGCTTCATTTGGGGGATCAGTTTAGTACTGATTGTTGCGATTTGGCGCGACTACAATGTCTATGTGATGAATAGTAACTTGCTATTTAAAAATAAGCAGCCAAATGCTGAGTTGATGGGAAGTAGCCAGATTTTTGTTTTAACGCAGTTTGAGCGACGTTTAAAGTGGATTGAGCTTAGCCCCCAAATAACCTTATCAGAAGCGGAATTAGCTCAATGGGGGAATTTCGTGAAGAACAAAGCAACCCCATATAACTTACGTAAATACGCTCAATTGCTTGCTTATAATGGAAAAGTAGAGCAAGCAGAACAGCAAATATTTATTTTGCAGCATTTATATGGGCAGCAAATAACACTGCCACAATTATTAAAAGATAAATAA
- a CDS encoding RidA family protein has translation MSRQVIHTENAPAAIGTYSQAILVGNTLYLSGQIGLDPYSMELVEGIEAQIRRVFDNLKAVCEAAGGSLADIAKLNIFLTDLSNFQLVNQIMGEYFAQPYPARAALGVASLPKGALVEMDGIVIINQ, from the coding sequence ATGTCCCGCCAAGTTATTCATACTGAAAATGCCCCTGCTGCTATCGGCACATATTCTCAAGCCATTTTAGTAGGCAACACCCTCTATCTATCAGGGCAAATTGGTTTAGACCCTTACAGTATGGAACTTGTAGAAGGCATTGAAGCTCAAATCCGTCGTGTATTTGATAACCTAAAAGCAGTATGTGAAGCTGCAGGTGGCTCACTTGCAGATATTGCCAAGCTCAATATTTTTCTTACTGATTTATCTAACTTTCAACTTGTAAACCAAATTATGGGTGAATATTTTGCTCAGCCCTACCCAGCTCGTGCTGCCCTTGGAGTAGCAAGCCTGCCTAAAGGTGCTTTAGTGGAAATGGATGGAATTGTTATTATTAATCAATAA
- the tfpZ gene encoding TfpX/TfpZ family type IV pilin accessory protein → MSKRIKFFIVHITFSLIVISLLLCCIFLMWYPTPLQKATGLEHILFLLILVDVIVGPLLGLFIYKEGKKTLKFDLTIICIFQISALLFGCYHVFKGRPVWIVYSVDQFELIRDNEVISKSYQPSCLGPKFVGIQYSNVPQLKQKEMFQELFSGIALAQDPKNYKELSQIKSQLLQHLQNLERLKEYNSKQDVENILKKYPEANSWVPLKANTVDMVVLMDKNSAQVVKIVDLRPWK, encoded by the coding sequence ATGAGTAAACGTATTAAGTTTTTTATAGTACATATAACTTTTTCACTTATAGTCATTAGTTTATTGCTTTGTTGTATTTTTCTTATGTGGTATCCCACTCCTTTGCAGAAAGCAACTGGATTGGAACATATATTATTTTTACTAATTTTAGTCGATGTTATTGTTGGGCCCCTACTAGGTTTATTTATTTATAAAGAAGGTAAGAAAACTCTAAAATTTGATTTGACTATTATTTGTATTTTTCAAATTAGTGCGCTTCTTTTTGGCTGTTATCATGTATTTAAAGGCAGACCTGTATGGATAGTATACAGTGTCGATCAATTTGAATTAATACGTGATAATGAAGTGATTTCTAAATCATATCAACCTTCATGTTTAGGTCCAAAATTTGTTGGTATCCAATATTCTAATGTTCCTCAATTAAAGCAGAAAGAAATGTTTCAAGAGTTATTCAGTGGAATAGCTTTAGCACAAGATCCAAAAAACTATAAAGAATTGAGTCAAATAAAATCACAACTTTTACAACATTTACAAAATCTAGAAAGACTTAAAGAATATAACTCTAAACAAGATGTAGAAAATATTTTGAAAAAATATCCAGAAGCTAATTCATGGGTTCCTTTAAAAGCAAATACTGTAGATATGGTTGTTTTAATGGATAAAAACTCAGCTCAAGTGGTTAAAATTGTAGATTTGAGACCATGGAAATAA
- a CDS encoding LemA family protein, with amino-acid sequence MKTLKQLAIATTLASTLLFSGCGYNTLQVKDEAVTAAWSEVQNQYQRRSDLVPNLVNVVKGYAKHEEQVLTEVTQARSNVAGLKVDKEVLEDPALLEKYQQAQSQLTGALSRLIAVSENYPDLKANTQFQELQVQLEGTENRIAVARNRYITTVQDYNAYVRQFPQAVTAKVIGMHPKANFSAEASAQQAPKVSFD; translated from the coding sequence ATGAAAACGTTGAAACAATTAGCGATCGCGACGACACTTGCCAGTACCTTACTATTTTCTGGGTGCGGCTATAATACTTTGCAAGTTAAAGATGAGGCTGTAACAGCAGCTTGGTCTGAAGTACAAAACCAATATCAACGTCGATCAGATTTAGTACCAAATCTTGTGAATGTAGTAAAAGGCTATGCGAAGCATGAAGAACAGGTATTAACTGAAGTGACCCAAGCACGTTCAAATGTTGCTGGTTTAAAGGTTGATAAAGAAGTTTTAGAAGATCCTGCATTACTTGAAAAATACCAACAGGCACAAAGCCAGTTAACTGGGGCGTTATCTCGTCTTATTGCAGTCTCAGAAAATTATCCAGATTTGAAAGCCAATACTCAGTTCCAGGAACTACAAGTTCAGCTTGAGGGTACAGAAAACCGTATTGCAGTCGCACGTAATCGTTATATTACAACGGTACAAGACTATAATGCTTATGTACGTCAGTTCCCGCAAGCAGTGACTGCAAAAGTGATTGGTATGCATCCAAAAGCCAATTTCTCTGCCGAAGCATCGGCTCAACAGGCTCCAAAAGTTTCTTTTGATTAA
- a CDS encoding TPM domain-containing protein, translating to MVTTSETTHIITQPKIDGTVEPSLKRWFKHLCYFPASSRYFTKQDKQTIAKAVQQAELGHAGEIQVVIEGHIPCSQAYRQNTRLRAQQLFAELGVWDTELNSGVLLYLNLCERTVEIVFDRGIRNATTDQVWQQICASIVQQLKQKQYLQAVVIGVQQIGDVMSRFYDENLPDQLNELGNAPIIIN from the coding sequence ATGGTAACAACGTCAGAAACAACGCATATCATTACTCAGCCCAAAATTGATGGGACGGTAGAGCCAAGTCTAAAACGTTGGTTTAAACACCTATGTTATTTCCCAGCTAGTAGCCGATATTTTACCAAACAAGATAAGCAAACTATCGCTAAAGCGGTACAACAGGCAGAACTTGGACACGCCGGTGAAATACAGGTCGTTATAGAAGGCCATATTCCATGTTCACAAGCGTATCGACAAAATACGCGCTTAAGGGCGCAGCAATTATTTGCAGAACTTGGTGTTTGGGATACAGAGCTCAATAGTGGTGTACTGCTCTATTTAAACTTATGTGAACGCACAGTTGAAATTGTATTTGACCGTGGTATTAGAAACGCGACCACTGATCAAGTGTGGCAACAGATTTGTGCGTCTATTGTGCAGCAGCTCAAACAAAAACAGTATTTACAAGCTGTAGTGATTGGTGTTCAGCAAATTGGTGATGTGATGTCACGCTTTTACGATGAAAACTTGCCAGATCAACTAAATGAATTGGGGAATGCACCGATTATTATAAATTAG
- a CDS encoding bacterioferritin-associated ferredoxin has protein sequence MYVCLCRGITDQDIKDAIENGAESYREIRDLLDLGTCCGRCAPEARAIISDELAEIAARISVAA, from the coding sequence ATGTACGTTTGCTTGTGTCGTGGCATTACCGATCAGGATATTAAAGACGCTATTGAAAATGGCGCTGAAAGCTATCGTGAAATTCGCGATTTGCTTGATCTAGGTACTTGCTGTGGACGCTGTGCACCTGAAGCACGTGCTATTATTAGTGATGAATTAGCAGAAATTGCTGCGCGTATTTCTGTCGCTGCATAA
- the rpoZ gene encoding DNA-directed RNA polymerase subunit omega, with product MARVTVEDCLDHVDNRFELVLVASKRARQLARQGMEPTVEWDNDKPTVVALREIAVGHVTKEILKQREQDYQTSSLDLALSTNSLNLEGFSF from the coding sequence ATGGCACGCGTCACCGTTGAAGATTGTTTAGATCATGTAGACAACCGTTTTGAGCTTGTGCTCGTTGCAAGTAAACGTGCTCGTCAATTGGCACGTCAAGGCATGGAGCCAACTGTAGAATGGGATAACGACAAACCAACAGTTGTTGCTTTACGTGAAATCGCTGTAGGCCACGTAACAAAAGAAATTCTTAAGCAACGTGAGCAAGATTACCAAACTTCTAGTCTTGATCTTGCCCTTTCTACAAACAGCTTAAATTTAGAAGGTTTTTCTTTCTAA
- a CDS encoding metal-dependent hydrolase, which produces MNIAGMTSEKSYLNRRKALGITVRRLEFNPQAIKRYYFANSPLMSHFLTALSSTFPVGEQFFVNSVRNVRDKVSDPQLQAQIAAFIGQEAMHSKAHSEFNEAWRRDDYNLDRFQAWLDERDKYLRTISPKLQLALTCAFEHFTALLGGYILQHPELLKTLDQDALKLWVWHAIEEIEHRSVAFDVYQHVYGDDRIRRLLMRSVTTGFASLAFYGTTRLFWQDKWRSLPKLGGNISGLYLLIKMLVQLAPEYFTYYKKDFHPSQKDYGHMVDYWKSYLADEYQMASFQEEKAQRLS; this is translated from the coding sequence ATGAACATCGCAGGTATGACGTCAGAAAAATCATATTTAAATCGTCGAAAAGCATTGGGTATTACAGTACGTCGCCTTGAGTTTAATCCTCAGGCAATTAAGCGCTATTATTTTGCAAATTCACCTTTGATGTCTCATTTTTTAACTGCACTTTCTTCAACATTTCCTGTAGGGGAGCAGTTTTTTGTAAATAGTGTGCGTAATGTACGTGATAAAGTTTCCGACCCTCAATTACAGGCACAGATTGCAGCTTTTATTGGGCAAGAGGCTATGCACTCGAAAGCCCATAGTGAGTTTAATGAAGCTTGGCGCCGTGATGACTACAATCTGGATCGTTTTCAGGCTTGGTTAGATGAGCGTGATAAATATTTAAGAACGATTTCGCCTAAATTACAGCTGGCCCTTACCTGCGCATTTGAGCATTTTACCGCTTTGCTAGGAGGGTATATTTTACAGCATCCCGAATTATTAAAAACTCTGGATCAAGATGCTTTAAAACTTTGGGTCTGGCATGCAATTGAAGAAATTGAACATCGTTCAGTTGCATTTGATGTCTATCAACACGTATATGGTGATGACCGTATTCGCCGTTTACTCATGCGTAGTGTTACTACAGGCTTCGCAAGCCTTGCTTTTTATGGAACGACAAGATTATTTTGGCAAGATAAATGGAGGAGCTTGCCTAAATTGGGAGGAAATATATCTGGTTTATATTTGCTTATTAAAATGCTTGTTCAGCTGGCTCCCGAATACTTTACCTATTACAAAAAAGACTTTCATCCCAGCCAAAAAGATTATGGGCATATGGTCGATTACTGGAAAAGTTATTTAGCAGATGAATATCAAATGGCAAGTTTCCAAGAGGAAAAAGCCCAAAGGCTAAGCTAA
- a CDS encoding TPM domain-containing protein: MRNTILLQSKQIRVFVITLILLCCGVLFQNAAWSENNIATATDETDTVVAGKIIQQQQAQASKPKVNEQAASGAAPQAQVASDMADGESIRGLPTLNQPVIDQANILSEAEKQQLNQKILNLYQQGKAQIGIVIVPTTGQEDIFDYALRVGEKWQLGSSKRDNGLLIAVAVNDHRIQILTGYGLEGVLPDIVASRIIRNQITPYFKQAQYAQGLNAGLDEIGRILNLDPEVAQQAAQDLKERQHQAVEEQQAKQTTLTMALFILIAGIVGSFIVGRPLSASTAGVAAAVAGFVNGAGLVTSLLLGFGIFFLLITSIAQLILQAILSGSGGGGGRGGGFGGGGGGYGGGGGRFGGGGASGSW; encoded by the coding sequence ATGAGAAATACTATATTGCTTCAGTCTAAGCAAATTAGGGTATTTGTTATTACCTTAATTCTGCTCTGCTGCGGTGTTCTGTTTCAGAATGCGGCTTGGAGTGAGAATAACATTGCCACTGCTACAGATGAAACCGATACGGTAGTCGCTGGTAAAATTATTCAACAGCAGCAAGCTCAAGCATCGAAGCCTAAAGTAAATGAACAGGCTGCTTCGGGTGCCGCCCCTCAAGCTCAGGTTGCGAGTGATATGGCTGATGGTGAATCAATTCGTGGTTTGCCTACACTAAATCAACCTGTGATTGATCAAGCTAATATTTTGAGTGAGGCTGAAAAGCAGCAGCTTAATCAGAAAATTTTAAATCTATACCAACAAGGTAAGGCGCAAATAGGTATTGTGATTGTGCCAACTACTGGTCAAGAAGATATCTTTGATTATGCCTTGCGGGTAGGCGAAAAGTGGCAACTTGGTTCGAGTAAAAGAGATAATGGTTTGCTTATCGCAGTTGCAGTTAATGATCATCGCATACAAATTCTCACTGGATATGGTTTAGAAGGTGTATTACCCGATATTGTTGCGAGCCGGATTATTCGAAACCAAATTACACCTTATTTTAAACAAGCCCAATATGCCCAAGGGTTAAATGCAGGTCTTGATGAAATCGGAAGGATTTTAAATTTAGATCCGGAAGTTGCTCAGCAAGCTGCTCAGGATTTAAAAGAACGCCAACATCAAGCTGTTGAAGAACAGCAAGCTAAACAAACAACGCTCACAATGGCTTTGTTTATTTTAATTGCAGGAATTGTGGGGTCTTTTATTGTTGGTCGACCACTTAGTGCATCTACAGCAGGTGTTGCCGCAGCTGTGGCAGGCTTTGTAAACGGTGCTGGCTTGGTTACTAGTTTACTACTTGGATTTGGTATCTTCTTTTTACTCATTACCTCAATTGCCCAGCTTATTTTACAGGCTATTCTTAGCGGTTCTGGCGGTGGTGGTGGACGCGGTGGAGGCTTCGGCGGCGGTGGAGGAGGCTACGGTGGTGGTGGCGGTCGTTTTGGTGGTGGAGGTGCATCGGGCTCATGGTAA
- a CDS encoding pilin: MNAQKGFTLIELMIVVAIIGILAAIAIPAYQDYTVRSQVTEGLNMAGGVKTAVNDYYTDVGSWPTDIQAAVCGKNASAACAGGTSTDYKGNYVTDIAVASGAVNVTYGNKANSNALAAKILTLIPGVDAAKNVTWVCGNAATPTGVTLAAGTKNDTNIDAKYLPGSCKN, encoded by the coding sequence ATGAATGCACAAAAAGGTTTTACATTAATTGAACTTATGATCGTTGTTGCGATTATCGGTATTTTGGCGGCAATCGCGATTCCTGCTTATCAAGATTATACAGTTCGCTCACAAGTGACTGAAGGTCTTAATATGGCAGGTGGTGTTAAAACTGCAGTCAATGACTATTATACAGATGTTGGTTCATGGCCAACCGATATTCAAGCAGCAGTCTGTGGTAAAAATGCCTCTGCAGCATGTGCTGGTGGTACAAGTACTGATTATAAAGGTAACTATGTGACTGATATTGCTGTAGCTTCGGGTGCTGTAAACGTAACTTATGGTAACAAAGCGAATAGTAATGCATTAGCTGCAAAAATCTTAACCCTTATTCCTGGTGTAGACGCAGCTAAGAATGTTACTTGGGTTTGTGGTAATGCTGCAACACCTACAGGTGTTACTTTAGCGGCAGGCACTAAAAATGATACAAATATTGATGCAAAATATCTTCCTGGTTCTTGTAAAAACTAA
- a CDS encoding HD domain-containing protein gives MPGEEVSQAKQQLKLIIDPYLSVSEVEKVLAACDFGDLAHTGITRKSGEPYILHPIAVSCILANMRLDAETLMAALLHDVIEDTQYTKEDITEKFGLTVAELVDGVTKLSQSSDKEYNKAASFRKILQATLQDPRVIIIKLADRYHNMTTLGALRPDKRARIAQETFDIFVPMARLVGMNEMADNLENLCYQNLDLDMFDNVQNALLQTKPERCKYQSIWEQNLAELLHNYHIQGRIKKKNNNIELLRHFVKNEMDLQELTHSHAFEIVLQSIVDCDRLFAALKENFQVIEYQDHIRRPLPGGNQSLLIKLKGEKTTLSLTIQTELMRKAARFGVVLGENAPQTCRSAIQASMQNLNTLIDGECAKTTFNDLLDYLHQEKIWVYTPHGQLHELPQGATVVDFAYSASLFLGNHAVGAKVDGEIKPLSTPLVSGQVIEIITDVLATPNPDWLSFINTQKARRALQHVLKDQDIEEQRLVGAQALSRALKLFNRSINDLSEADWLDLLQWRHIDNKDALFEQIAVGDLLPQLVANHLFANDKHPQVENSDRLIQGTEGIDVKYAHCCNPVLGDLIQGHLTRRGLIVHRIRCHNLIHEQHLHPENIMPLQWKADDVDDVRFTAYLAIYMTMNDEQVSDLIYQCRKNNAGVEMVHSNEQRTFFNIVVNNRKHIAKVIRDLRMHYGFPRIERLDAPAPQAEISKVS, from the coding sequence ATGCCAGGCGAAGAGGTCAGCCAAGCCAAGCAACAGCTCAAATTAATTATCGACCCTTACTTATCAGTAAGTGAAGTCGAGAAAGTGCTTGCTGCCTGTGATTTTGGAGATCTGGCACACACTGGTATTACCCGTAAAAGTGGTGAACCCTATATTCTGCATCCGATAGCTGTAAGCTGTATTCTTGCTAACATGCGTTTAGATGCTGAAACTTTAATGGCTGCACTTTTGCATGATGTTATTGAAGATACGCAATATACAAAAGAAGATATTACTGAGAAGTTTGGTCTAACAGTTGCCGAGCTAGTAGACGGCGTAACCAAGCTAAGTCAATCAAGCGATAAAGAATATAATAAAGCAGCTTCATTCCGGAAAATCTTGCAAGCCACCTTACAAGATCCGCGTGTCATTATTATTAAATTAGCAGATCGCTATCATAATATGACTACTTTGGGTGCCTTACGTCCTGATAAACGTGCACGTATTGCCCAAGAAACTTTTGATATCTTTGTACCTATGGCAAGGTTAGTCGGCATGAACGAAATGGCTGATAATCTTGAAAATTTGTGTTATCAAAATCTAGATTTAGATATGTTTGATAACGTTCAAAATGCCTTACTCCAAACTAAACCAGAGCGATGTAAATACCAAAGTATCTGGGAACAAAATCTTGCAGAGCTTCTGCACAATTACCATATTCAAGGCCGCATTAAAAAGAAAAATAATAATATTGAGCTATTACGCCATTTCGTTAAAAATGAGATGGATTTACAAGAACTTACTCATAGCCATGCCTTTGAAATCGTTTTACAGTCTATCGTTGACTGTGATCGTTTATTCGCAGCCTTAAAAGAAAATTTCCAAGTCATCGAATATCAAGATCATATCCGTCGTCCATTACCGGGTGGTAATCAGTCTTTATTGATCAAGCTCAAAGGCGAAAAAACGACACTATCGCTTACCATTCAAACTGAGCTCATGCGTAAAGCTGCTCGTTTCGGCGTTGTACTCGGCGAAAATGCTCCGCAAACTTGTCGCTCTGCTATTCAGGCATCAATGCAAAACTTAAATACACTCATTGATGGCGAATGCGCTAAAACAACTTTTAATGATTTACTCGATTACTTACATCAAGAAAAAATTTGGGTCTATACCCCACACGGCCAATTGCATGAATTACCACAAGGTGCAACAGTAGTTGACTTCGCCTATTCAGCAAGCCTTTTCTTGGGTAACCATGCCGTAGGTGCGAAAGTTGATGGTGAAATTAAACCACTTTCAACACCATTAGTTAGTGGGCAAGTCATTGAAATCATCACTGATGTTTTAGCGACTCCAAATCCAGATTGGCTGAGTTTCATTAACACCCAGAAAGCTCGTCGCGCTTTACAACATGTACTCAAAGACCAAGATATTGAAGAACAACGTTTAGTTGGTGCTCAAGCACTATCACGAGCATTAAAACTCTTTAATCGTTCAATCAATGATCTTTCAGAAGCAGATTGGTTAGATCTCTTACAATGGCGTCATATTGATAATAAAGATGCATTATTTGAGCAAATCGCAGTCGGTGACTTACTTCCCCAACTTGTAGCTAACCATTTATTTGCAAATGACAAACATCCACAAGTAGAAAATTCAGACCGATTAATTCAGGGTACTGAAGGCATCGATGTTAAATATGCTCACTGCTGTAACCCTGTATTGGGCGATCTAATTCAAGGTCATTTAACACGCCGCGGATTAATTGTGCATCGCATCCGTTGTCATAATTTAATTCATGAACAACATTTGCACCCAGAAAATATTATGCCACTTCAATGGAAAGCAGATGACGTAGATGATGTACGTTTTACTGCCTACCTTGCGATTTATATGACAATGAATGATGAACAGGTATCAGATCTTATCTATCAATGTCGTAAAAATAATGCAGGGGTAGAAATGGTGCATTCCAATGAACAACGAACGTTCTTCAATATTGTGGTGAATAATCGTAAGCATATTGCAAAAGTCATTCGTGATTTGCGCATGCATTATGGGTTCCCACGTATTGAGCGTTTAGATGCTCCAGCTCCACAAGCGGAAATTTCCAAAGTTAGCTAA
- the gmk gene encoding guanylate kinase, with the protein MSGLLFVVSAASGTGKTSLVKALLDRVSNLHVSVSHTTRGQRPGELDGVHYHFTTKDEFLDQVNQDGFIEYAEVFGNYYGTSQATVKQQLAQGHDVLLEIDWQGAEQVRKLFPESKQIFILPPTQFDLRQRLSNRGTDSVEVIEHRLSCAVEDMQHYVNFDYIIINDDFNKALHEIEAVITANRLVLSQQAKRHQTLIQDLITPQPKQE; encoded by the coding sequence ATGTCGGGTCTATTGTTTGTCGTTTCTGCTGCATCAGGAACGGGCAAAACATCTTTGGTGAAAGCCCTACTTGACCGTGTGAGCAATTTACATGTTTCAGTCTCGCATACTACCCGAGGTCAACGACCAGGTGAGTTAGATGGTGTTCACTATCACTTCACAACAAAAGATGAATTTCTAGACCAGGTCAACCAAGATGGTTTTATTGAATACGCTGAAGTATTTGGTAACTATTATGGCACTTCGCAAGCAACCGTAAAACAACAGTTAGCTCAAGGACATGATGTCTTGCTTGAAATTGACTGGCAAGGTGCAGAACAAGTACGTAAGCTTTTTCCTGAATCTAAACAAATCTTTATTTTACCCCCTACCCAATTTGATTTACGCCAGCGCTTATCTAACCGCGGTACAGATTCTGTTGAAGTTATTGAACATCGTCTAAGCTGCGCTGTTGAAGACATGCAGCACTATGTAAATTTTGATTACATCATTATCAATGATGACTTTAATAAAGCCCTACATGAGATTGAAGCTGTGATTACAGCAAATCGTTTAGTCTTGTCACAGCAGGCAAAACGCCATCAAACTTTAATTCAAGACTTGATTACTCCTCAACCAAAACAGGAATAA